One window of the Cydia fagiglandana chromosome 22, ilCydFagi1.1, whole genome shotgun sequence genome contains the following:
- the LOC134675668 gene encoding cathepsin K-like, translated as MLSQALSNYTWLYKFITYLAYSLRQLYFKFNLNIPVQLVLRLKINMYNLRINLIMVLQLSLIQSELHLNETVQKIKFILKNRHKKCVDSGTDEILNNAISFLHRTDSYGEFLKTVNVSGCRDGDYSSSYVREHIVDGLLTSHEIPESHWHEYKAVYNKEFESPHHEMAALQKWRQNLRRVVSHNQGYISGKHSYSLHLNHFGDFAPVEYATKILKLKKTPHLFDPAHDPFMRDFHKHAHMRAPRKVDWRAAGFKPAREQQHACGACYAFAVAHALQAQLYKRHGDWSELSPQQIIDCSYPDGNEGCDGGSLNAAMRYVAREGLIMEKYYPYKGKKGRCHYSRLLVRARPRRWALLPAGDEDAMELALAAIGPLAVAVNAAPFTFQLYKGGVYDDLFCTSWQLNHAMLLVGYTQEYWILLNWWGKNWGEDGYMRIRRGFNRCGVANMAAYVQL; from the exons ATGCTGTCTCAAGCATTATCAAATTACACTTGGTTGTACAAATTCATTACATATCTTGCATATTCATTGAGACAACtatattttaagtttaatttaaatatacctGTTCAACTCGTacttagattaaaaataaatatgtacaatttgcgtataaatcttataatggtACTTCAGCTATCTTTAATTCAATCAGAACTACATTTAAACGAAAcagtacaaaaaataaaattcatactCAAGAATAGACACAAGAAATGTGTGGATAGTGGTACGGATGAAATTTTAAACAATGCTATAAGTTTTCTTCATAGGACGGACAGTTATGGAGAATTCTTGAAGACTGTCAATGTGAGTGGGTGTCGAGATGGAGACTACAGTTCTAGTTACGTTCGTGAACATATTGTGGATGGTCTTTTGACAAGCCACGAAATACCTGAATCACATTGGCATGAATACAAG GCAGTATACAATAAGGAGTTTGAGTCCCCCCACCACGAGATGGCGGCACTACAGAAATGGCGGCAGAATTTACGAAGAGTCGTTTCGCATAATCAAGGATATATCTCTGGAAAACATAGTTATTCATTGCATTTAAATCATTTTGGAGATTTT GCTCCAGTGGAATACGCTACAAAGATCCTGAAACTGAAAAAGACTCCGCACCTCTTCGATCCTGCGCACGACCCTTTCATGCGAGATTTCCATAAACATGCCCACATGAGAGCGCCCAGGAAG GTTGACTGGCGAGCGGCGGGCTTTAAGCCTGCGCGGGAGCAGCAGCACGCGTGCGGCGCGTGCTACGCGTTTGCTGTCGCGCATGCGCTGCAAGCGCAACTTTACAAGCGGCATGGTGACTGGAGCGAGCTGAG CCCCCAACAAATAATCGACTGCAGCTACCCTGATGGCAACGAGGGCTGCGACGGGGGTTCCCTGAACGCGGCCATGCGATACGTCGCCAGAGAAGGACTGATCATGGAGAAGTACTACCCTTATAAGGGAAAG AAAGGCCGCTGCCACTACAGCAGACTGCTCGTGCGGGCCAGACCGCGGAGGTGGGCTCTCCTGCCGGCCGGCGACGAAGACGCGATGGAACTGGCCCTGGCTGCCATCGGGCCCCTTGCCGTTGCTGTCAATGCTGCGCCGTTCACGTTCCAGCTTTATAA GGGTGGCGTATACGACGATCTGTTCTGTACGTCGTGGCAACTCAACCATGCCATGTTGCTCGTTGGCTACACCCAAGAGTACTGGATACTGCTCAACTGGTGGGGGAAAAATTGGGGGGAGGATGGGTATATGAG GATACGGAGGGGCTTCAACAGGTGTGGCGTCGCCAATATGGCTGCCTATGTGCAGTTATGA
- the LOC134675639 gene encoding facilitated trehalose transporter Tret1-like: MIGCGAFFGFPGILLPQLQGPGSLISMTENQASWLASVGSIPMIVGNFLVPSIMTRAGRKVAIYCVILILILSWFTLSLATSYECLLIGRMLQGFSFGMYMPVRSIFIGECSSPLYRAGFLSTTTLALAVGLCFVHLTGSLLSYQATALCCLSFPFISLLLTIYSPESPSWLATRGQYEKCRKNFIWLRGEDEIPELDKIIQTVKHLDAQETNQNNKFRQIITVVKKKEFFKPVFLVSALFIMQNLSGGPIMGVYAVTVLGLLMGPEVNANFWMVALDFLRLFAGGAAIYLINKVRRRKLLFIIGALNGGSQLLMGVYVFVRTYGYLPFDSLWIPGILVSVQMMALSLGMQPLPAVIAGEVFPLQNRGLAGSIGLVTQCLSVLIVLKAFPGLLSTMGLEGTYAVYSGVIAACLAVAWVLLPETSGRTLQQIEEHFRGAPLPDLEAYIRELTPLNEKPNGVDKNTVQLTDTEDNVTKKEPLKEFDDNLSNGKPVE; the protein is encoded by the exons ATGATCGGCTGCGGCGCCTTCTTCGGTTTCCCAGGGATCCTGTTACCACAGCTGCAGGGCCCAGGGTCGCTCATCAGCATGACTGAGAACcaggcatcttggctag CTTCTGTGGGATCAATTCCTATGATCGTCGGAAACTTCTTGGTCCCATCGATTATGACGCGCGCAGGACGCAAAGTGGCAATCTACTGTGTGATCCTGATCCTGATTCTGAGCTGGTTCACCCTCAGTCTCGCTACTAGCTATGAG TGTCTGCTAATAGGCAGGATGCTCCAAGGCTTCTCGTTTGGCATGTACATGCCGGTCCGTTCCATCTTCATCGGCGAGTGCTCCAGCCCACTCTACCGAGCTGGGTTCCTTTCCACCACCACCCTCGCACTAGCCGTTGGTTTATGCTTCGTCCATCTCACCGGATCACTCCTCAGCTACCAAGCAACTGCTCTCTGTTGCTTATCCTTCCCTTTCATCAGCCTTCTCTTGACCATTTATTCACCAGAGTCTCCAAGTTGGCTGGCTACTCGAGGACAATACGAGAAATGCAGAAAGAACTTCATATGGTTGAGAGGAGAGGATGAAATACCGGAACTAGACAAGATCATACAAACAGTAAAGCATTTAGATGCCCAAGAAACTAATCAGAACAATAAATTCAGACAAATTATCACGGTTGTAAAGAAAAAAGAATTCTTCAAGCCAGTTTTTCTAGTGTCTGCCTTATTTATTATGCAGAATTTATCCGGAGGACCAATTATGGGGGTATACGCGGTAACGGTTCTAGGATTGCTGATGGGTCCCGAAGTTAACGCCAATTTCTGGATGGTGGCTTTAGACTTCCTGAGACTGTTTGCAGGTGGTGCGGCTATTTATCTAATTAACAAAGTAAGGAGAAGAAAACTGCTGTTTATTATAGGAGCTCTAAATGGCGGTAGCCAGCTGTTGATGGGTGTTTACGTGTTCGTTAGAACATACGGTTATTTGCCCTTCGATTCCTTGTGGATTCCTGGTATATTGGTCAGCGTTCAAATGATGGCTCTGTCGTTGGGAATGCAGCCGCTGCCGGCCGTGATCGCTGGGGAGGTATTCCCATTGCAGAACAGGGGTCTAGCAGGAAGTATTGGTTTAGTAACGCAGTGTCTGTCTGTACTTATAGTTCTGAAGGCATTTCCTGGTCTGCTATCTACCATGGGACTGGAAGGAACATACGCGGTGTACTCTGGGGTTATAGCGGCGTGTCTGGCTGTGGCGTGGGTATTGCTGCCGGAGACTAGCGGCCGGACTTTGCAGCAGATTGAGGAACACTTCAGGGGGGCTCCGCTCCCGGACCTAGAGGCATATATTAGGGAGTTAACGCCTTTGAATGAGAAGCCGAATGGTGTAGATAAAAACACCGTACAGCTCACAGACACTGAAGATAATGTTACGAAAAAGGAACCGTTAAAAGAATTTGATGATAATTTGTCGAATGGGAAACCAGTTGAGTAA